In Vibrio tritonius, the following are encoded in one genomic region:
- a CDS encoding ATP-binding cassette domain-containing protein codes for MNIQQLTHTTSSVSLQIDEWRLLPHQHWGVFSTHSHGSSLLVQLLSGNLAPQAGVISDFPQRIGCVSLQEQQKLLDIELAKEDTDFMDHIDYGTTVEALIVEAGCDRNELEALLDKTDLQALRLRGFRQLSTGETRRLMLARALATKPEMLILDEPYTGLDIKHCQHLSELLDELAETIRLVIVTSREDELPEFITHIALFDETSLSQTMSRDEWLTHPLLEQMKALSEARSEALVELMAAEQKTDQYPNPLVVMNDVSVEYVDANIFTGVNWSIEAGQHWQVRGPNGCGKSTLLGLIMGDHPQCYSNDITVLGMKRGSGESIWDVKKHIGVVSSALHLQYRVDCSALDVLCSGFYDSIGLYQQPSAKEVQLAKQWLALLEMSELERAGFRSLDYGRQRLLLIGRALIKQPALLILDEPYQGLDFINRKLVYHALNRIASTHLTQLLYVTHYEEDALEAIDHFVDFIAQDDPTAGYQVNIYQA; via the coding sequence ATGAACATTCAGCAGTTAACTCACACAACATCTTCCGTTTCACTTCAAATAGACGAATGGCGACTTCTTCCTCATCAGCATTGGGGCGTTTTTTCAACTCACAGCCATGGCTCTTCGCTTTTGGTTCAACTTCTTTCAGGCAATTTGGCTCCACAAGCCGGCGTGATTAGTGATTTTCCTCAGCGTATTGGTTGCGTCTCTTTGCAAGAACAGCAAAAGCTTTTAGACATTGAGCTAGCCAAGGAAGATACCGATTTTATGGATCACATCGATTACGGTACGACCGTCGAAGCCCTGATTGTTGAGGCGGGTTGTGACCGTAATGAACTTGAGGCGTTATTGGACAAGACCGATTTACAAGCCTTGCGCTTGCGCGGCTTTCGCCAACTCTCCACTGGGGAAACGCGCCGTTTGATGCTCGCACGAGCATTAGCAACGAAACCTGAAATGTTGATTTTGGATGAGCCTTATACCGGGCTTGATATTAAGCATTGCCAGCATCTTTCTGAGTTACTTGATGAATTAGCTGAGACAATTCGTTTGGTGATTGTGACATCCCGCGAAGATGAGTTGCCTGAGTTTATTACTCATATAGCCTTGTTTGATGAAACCTCTCTTTCTCAAACCATGAGTCGTGATGAGTGGCTCACCCATCCTCTGCTTGAGCAGATGAAAGCATTGTCTGAAGCTCGCAGTGAAGCTCTGGTCGAGTTAATGGCTGCCGAACAGAAAACAGATCAATACCCGAACCCACTAGTGGTAATGAATGACGTGTCGGTTGAATATGTGGATGCCAACATTTTCACCGGGGTGAATTGGAGTATTGAGGCTGGTCAACATTGGCAAGTACGTGGTCCAAATGGCTGTGGTAAAAGTACGTTGCTTGGCTTGATTATGGGCGATCACCCGCAGTGCTACAGTAACGATATTACGGTGCTGGGGATGAAACGAGGCAGTGGCGAAAGCATATGGGATGTTAAAAAACACATTGGTGTGGTCTCTTCAGCATTACACTTGCAATACCGCGTTGACTGTTCGGCGTTAGATGTACTTTGTTCGGGATTCTACGACTCGATTGGTTTATACCAACAACCCAGTGCAAAAGAAGTGCAGTTAGCCAAACAATGGTTGGCTTTATTGGAAATGAGTGAGTTAGAACGAGCGGGCTTTCGTAGTTTAGATTATGGTCGCCAGCGTTTGTTGTTGATTGGGCGTGCACTGATTAAACAACCTGCGTTGCTGATTCTTGATGAACCTTATCAAGGGTTAGACTTTATTAATCGTAAGTTGGTGTATCACGCATTAAATCGCATTGCTTCAACTCACCTTACGCAACTGCTGTATGTCACTCACTACGAGGAAGATGCATTAGAAGCGATTGATCACTTTGTCGATTTTATTGCCCAAGATGACCCGACAGCTGGCTATCAGGTCAATATTTATCAAGCGTAA
- a CDS encoding co-chaperone GroES: MNIRPLHDRVIVERQEVESKSAGGIVLTGSAAEKSTRGTVLAVGKGRILENGSVQPLDVKVGDTVIFSEGYGTKSEKIEGKEVLILSENDILAIVE, encoded by the coding sequence ATGAACATTCGTCCATTACATGACCGAGTTATCGTTGAACGCCAAGAAGTTGAATCCAAATCTGCTGGTGGAATAGTTCTCACTGGTTCTGCTGCAGAGAAGTCTACTCGCGGTACCGTATTGGCTGTAGGTAAGGGTCGAATCCTTGAAAACGGTTCTGTTCAGCCGCTTGATGTTAAAGTGGGCGATACTGTTATCTTCAGTGAAGGCTACGGCACTAAGTCTGAAAAAATTGAAGGCAAAGAAGTGCTGATCCTGTCAGAAAACGACATTCTGGCAATCGTTGAGTAA
- the groL gene encoding chaperonin GroEL (60 kDa chaperone family; promotes refolding of misfolded polypeptides especially under stressful conditions; forms two stacked rings of heptamers to form a barrel-shaped 14mer; ends can be capped by GroES; misfolded proteins enter the barrel where they are refolded when GroES binds), with the protein MAAKDVKFGNDARVKMLEGVNVLADAVKVTLGPKGRNVVLDKAFGAPTITKDGVSVAREIELEDKFQNMGAQMVKEVASQANDAAGDGTTTATVLAQAIVNEGLKAVAAGMNPMDLKRGIDKAVVAAVEGLKTLSVPCSDSKAIAQVGTISANSDATVGTIIAEAMDKVGRDGVITVEEGQGLQDELDVVEGMQFDRGYLSPYFINNQEAGSVDLENPFILLVDKKVSNIRELLPVLEAVAKASRPLLIIAEDVEGEALATLVVNNMRGIVKVAAVKAPGFGDRRKAMLQDIAILTGGAVISEEIGLELEKATLEDLGQAKRVTITKENSTIIDGAGEQDAIQGRVVQIRQQIEEATSDYDKEKLQERVAKLAGGVAVIKVGAATEVEMKEKKDRVEDALHATRAAVEEGVVAGGGVALVRVASQITDLVGDNEEQNVGIRVALRAMEAPLRQIVKNAGDEESVVANNVKGGEGNYGYNAATGEYGDMIAMGILDPTKVTRSALQFAASVAGLMITTEAMVTELPKQDAPAMPDMGGMGGMGGMM; encoded by the coding sequence ATGGCTGCTAAAGACGTAAAATTTGGCAATGATGCTCGAGTTAAAATGCTAGAAGGTGTGAACGTTCTAGCTGATGCGGTTAAAGTGACTTTAGGTCCTAAAGGCCGTAACGTAGTTTTAGATAAAGCATTTGGTGCACCAACCATCACTAAAGACGGCGTGTCTGTTGCGCGTGAAATTGAATTGGAAGACAAATTCCAAAACATGGGCGCACAAATGGTGAAAGAAGTAGCATCTCAAGCAAACGATGCTGCTGGTGACGGTACAACCACCGCAACTGTTCTTGCACAAGCTATTGTAAATGAAGGTCTTAAAGCGGTTGCTGCGGGTATGAACCCAATGGATCTAAAACGCGGAATCGATAAAGCCGTTGTTGCTGCAGTTGAAGGATTGAAAACGCTATCTGTTCCTTGTTCTGATTCTAAAGCGATCGCTCAAGTAGGTACTATCTCAGCTAACTCTGATGCAACAGTGGGTACTATCATCGCTGAAGCAATGGACAAAGTTGGCCGCGATGGTGTTATCACTGTTGAAGAAGGTCAAGGTCTTCAAGATGAACTTGATGTGGTTGAAGGTATGCAATTCGACCGCGGTTACCTATCTCCTTACTTCATCAACAACCAAGAAGCGGGTTCTGTTGACCTAGAAAACCCATTCATCCTATTGGTTGATAAGAAAGTTTCTAACATTCGCGAACTACTTCCTGTACTAGAAGCAGTTGCTAAAGCGTCTCGTCCTCTACTTATCATCGCTGAAGATGTAGAAGGTGAAGCACTAGCGACTCTTGTTGTGAACAACATGCGCGGTATCGTGAAAGTTGCGGCTGTTAAAGCACCTGGTTTTGGTGACCGTCGTAAAGCTATGCTTCAAGACATCGCTATCCTAACTGGTGGTGCAGTGATTTCTGAAGAAATCGGCCTAGAACTTGAAAAAGCAACGCTTGAAGACCTAGGTCAAGCTAAACGCGTTACTATTACTAAAGAAAACAGCACTATCATTGATGGCGCTGGTGAACAGGATGCAATCCAAGGTCGCGTTGTTCAAATTCGTCAACAAATCGAAGAAGCAACTTCTGACTACGATAAAGAGAAACTGCAAGAACGCGTTGCTAAATTAGCAGGCGGTGTAGCGGTTATCAAAGTGGGTGCTGCAACTGAAGTTGAAATGAAAGAGAAGAAAGACCGTGTTGAAGATGCGCTACACGCAACTCGCGCTGCTGTAGAAGAAGGCGTTGTTGCTGGTGGTGGTGTTGCACTAGTACGTGTTGCTTCTCAAATCACAGACCTTGTTGGTGATAACGAAGAACAAAACGTAGGTATCCGTGTTGCACTACGTGCAATGGAAGCACCACTACGTCAAATCGTGAAAAACGCTGGTGACGAAGAATCTGTTGTTGCTAACAACGTGAAAGGCGGTGAAGGTAACTACGGTTACAACGCTGCAACGGGTGAATACGGCGACATGATCGCTATGGGTATCCTAGACCCAACTAAAGTAACTCGTAGTGCACTACAATTCGCAGCATCTGTTGCTGGTCTAATGATCACAACTGAAGCGATGGTAACTGAACTACCTAAACAAGATGCTCCTGCAATGCCTGATATGGGCGGCATGGGAGGTATGGGCGGCATGATGTAA
- the efp gene encoding elongation factor P — protein MATVSTNEFKGGLKIMLDNEPCAILENEYVKPGKGQAFNRVKIRKLLSGKVLEKTFKSGDTVETADVMDIDLDYLYTDGEFYHFMNNETFEQIAADTAAVGENAKWLVENNTCMLTLWNGNPIAVTPQNFVELEVVETDPGLKGDTQGTGGKPATLSTGAVVRVPLFIQIGEVVRVDTRSAEYVGRVK, from the coding sequence ATGGCTACTGTTAGCACGAATGAATTTAAAGGCGGTCTCAAGATTATGCTTGATAATGAGCCTTGTGCCATTCTCGAAAACGAGTATGTGAAACCAGGTAAAGGTCAGGCATTTAACCGTGTTAAAATCCGTAAACTGCTGAGTGGTAAAGTCCTTGAGAAGACTTTCAAATCTGGTGATACCGTTGAAACGGCTGACGTTATGGATATCGACCTAGATTACCTATACACAGACGGTGAATTCTACCATTTCATGAACAACGAAACATTCGAACAAATTGCAGCTGATACAGCAGCAGTAGGTGAAAATGCAAAATGGTTGGTAGAAAACAACACTTGTATGCTGACGTTGTGGAATGGTAACCCAATTGCGGTCACTCCACAAAACTTCGTTGAGCTAGAAGTAGTGGAAACTGATCCTGGCCTGAAAGGTGATACTCAAGGCACTGGTGGCAAACCAGCAACACTTTCTACAGGTGCCGTTGTTCGCGTTCCTCTGTTCATCCAAATCGGTGAAGTTGTACGCGTTGACACTCGTAGCGCAGAATACGTAGGCCGTGTGAAATAA
- a CDS encoding MSMEG_1061 family FMN-dependent PPOX-type flavoprotein codes for MSHTIDSLEQLAELYPEPHPLAVQKAIDHIDPHTKTFIEHSPLCIIASRDSEGFLDTSPRGGVPGFVKVLDEHTIAFPDSAGNNRIDTLKNLVNDPHIGLIFLIPGIKEVVRVKGTATLTTDEELKNTCLDGNKPGKLVVKIHVHKTYFHCPKALLLAKIWEADAQIERDFLPNMLQIIKDQLHLNDE; via the coding sequence ATGAGCCACACTATTGACTCACTTGAACAACTTGCAGAGCTGTATCCAGAGCCACATCCGTTAGCGGTCCAAAAAGCTATCGATCATATTGATCCCCATACAAAAACATTCATTGAACATAGTCCGCTGTGTATCATTGCGTCTCGAGATAGTGAAGGTTTTTTGGATACCTCACCACGAGGAGGAGTTCCTGGATTTGTAAAGGTATTGGATGAACACACCATCGCTTTTCCAGATAGTGCTGGTAATAACCGTATCGATACGTTAAAAAACTTAGTTAATGATCCACATATCGGATTGATCTTTTTAATTCCAGGGATCAAAGAAGTCGTTCGTGTCAAAGGCACAGCTACGTTAACTACCGATGAAGAACTAAAAAATACTTGTTTAGACGGGAACAAACCGGGCAAGCTTGTGGTCAAAATCCATGTCCACAAAACATACTTTCACTGCCCGAAAGCACTGTTGCTCGCCAAAATCTGGGAAGCGGATGCCCAGATTGAGCGAGATTTCCTACCCAACATGTTACAAATCATCAAAGACCAACTGCACCTCAACGACGAATAA
- the epmB gene encoding EF-P beta-lysylation protein EpmB — protein MPHIITRKIESVEQNWLKQLANAISDPALLLKHLDIDPTPWQEGFAARKLFPLRVPVSFVERMEKGNPFDPLLRQVLPLTEEFEVHDGYSTDPLDEQHNDVPGLLHKYRNRALMIVKGGCAVNCRYCFRRHFPYEDNKGSKAVWQQSLDYIASQPELNEVILSGGDPLMAKDQELAWLIDGIASIKHIKRLRIHSRLPVVLPARITDELCQLLANTRLQVILVTHINHAHEINQELTEQLAKLKQAGVTLLNQGVMLKGVNDTATAQVALSEALFDAGVLPYYMHVLDKVQGAAHFFVSDKEAKGIMAQVITQVSGYLVPKLTREVGGRPSKTPLDLHLE, from the coding sequence ATGCCGCACATAATAACCCGAAAAATTGAATCTGTTGAGCAAAACTGGCTCAAACAGCTTGCGAATGCGATCTCCGATCCTGCTTTGTTGCTAAAACATCTCGATATTGACCCAACTCCATGGCAAGAGGGCTTTGCGGCACGAAAATTATTCCCCTTACGGGTTCCTGTTAGTTTTGTCGAGCGAATGGAAAAAGGCAATCCATTTGACCCACTATTACGCCAAGTGCTCCCCTTAACTGAAGAGTTTGAAGTCCACGATGGCTACTCAACCGATCCTCTCGATGAGCAGCATAACGATGTACCAGGTTTGCTTCATAAATACCGCAATCGCGCCTTAATGATTGTTAAGGGTGGCTGTGCAGTGAATTGCCGTTACTGTTTCCGTCGGCATTTCCCTTACGAAGATAACAAAGGGTCGAAAGCGGTTTGGCAACAGAGCTTAGATTATATCGCCAGCCAACCTGAACTGAATGAGGTGATCTTGTCGGGCGGTGATCCTTTAATGGCTAAAGATCAAGAACTTGCTTGGCTTATTGATGGTATCGCCTCTATTAAGCATATCAAACGCTTGCGTATCCATTCTCGTCTACCTGTTGTGTTACCAGCACGCATTACCGATGAATTGTGCCAATTGCTAGCCAACACTCGGCTACAGGTTATTTTAGTGACACACATTAACCATGCTCACGAGATCAACCAAGAACTCACCGAGCAACTAGCGAAGCTCAAACAAGCTGGGGTGACCTTACTCAACCAAGGCGTAATGCTAAAAGGCGTTAATGATACCGCCACCGCACAAGTGGCATTAAGTGAAGCGCTTTTTGACGCTGGGGTATTGCCCTACTACATGCATGTGCTTGATAAAGTGCAAGGGGCTGCGCATTTCTTTGTGAGCGACAAAGAAGCGAAAGGGATCATGGCACAAGTCATTACTCAAGTATCTGGATATCTAGTGCCTAAACTCACTCGAGAAGTTGGCGGAAGACCAAGCAAAACCCCACTCGACTTGCACCTTGAATAA
- a CDS encoding MgtC/SapB family protein, which translates to MPFLDLVLDLGPFKWSALFCCALNGLLIGVERQTRGKPVGIRTSILIISGTYLFIAMGVSLSANTLDQARVLGQIITGVGFLGAGVMMTQDGKIHGVTSAAVIWVLASLGLMIGLGYLVPSVVITLLTLTVLLGVDKVENSFQSLRRGVHQKLRRNLTERRTITEASTETITETVEESAEETQKPQ; encoded by the coding sequence ATGCCTTTTCTCGATCTCGTTCTTGATCTTGGTCCGTTTAAATGGTCAGCCCTTTTTTGTTGTGCCCTTAATGGGTTACTCATCGGTGTTGAGCGTCAAACTCGCGGTAAGCCTGTTGGTATTCGCACCTCTATTCTGATCATTTCAGGAACCTATTTATTTATCGCTATGGGCGTATCTCTCTCTGCAAATACGCTCGATCAAGCACGCGTTTTGGGGCAAATCATCACAGGGGTCGGCTTTTTAGGTGCGGGCGTTATGATGACCCAAGATGGCAAAATTCATGGTGTCACCTCTGCAGCGGTGATTTGGGTATTAGCGTCTTTAGGGCTCATGATTGGGCTCGGTTACTTGGTGCCATCGGTTGTAATTACCCTACTCACACTCACTGTTTTGCTTGGCGTAGATAAAGTAGAAAACTCCTTTCAAAGTTTACGTCGTGGCGTGCACCAGAAACTACGTCGTAATCTGACTGAACGACGCACCATCACCGAAGCGTCTACAGAAACCATAACTGAAACAGTTGAAGAATCAGCAGAAGAGACACAAAAGCCGCAATAG